The region CTTCGAGTCCCCGCCGCACGGCACGCCGAGGGCGTAGCTCGTGCAACAGGTGTGTCTTCATGACGGCGACCACGGATGCGCGTCGCCCGCATCGGTCAGTGCGTTGAGGCGATCGGCGACCGGGCCGAGAAGGCGGCGCTGATGTTCCAGTTCGGTCGAGCCACGGGACCACCGCCGTTCGAAATTTCGAACTCAGTTCGAAATACCGCATCAAGTGGTCGCGACGCTAGAACAGCCCTGAGAAGAATGTCAATGTTTCGATGGTGTTTCGAACCGAAAACGGGAGGTGGGCTATCGAGGCAGGGCCCGGTAGCCCATCCGGGCGGACAGCGTGGCCGCGCCCTCGCGGACCAGCTCGGTCCACTCCCGGTACGCCTGAGCCGTCCAGCGGATGATCGGCGCGGACAGACTCATCGCGGCGATCGTGGTGCCGGAATGGTCCCGGATCCCCGCGGCGACGCAGCGCATGGCGGTGTCGGACTCGCCGATGTCCACCGCGACGCTGTCCGCCCGCACACGCGCGAGATGTGCCCGAAGGCGGTCCGGATCGGTGATGCTTGCCGGAGTCATGCCAGGCAGGGCGTCCTTGGTCAGGACGGCGTCCAGGACGGCCGGATCGAGGCCCGACAGCAGGATCTTGCCGACCGCCGTGCAGTGAGCCGGCAGCCGCCGCCCGACCGCGGAGACCATCCGGACCGGGTGCGTGCTGTCGAACTTGACGAGGTAGATGACATCCGCACCGTCGAGCACGGCCACGTGCACCGCCTCGTCGCACGCGGCGGCCACGTCCCGCGCGACGCACTGCGCCTCACGGACCAGATCAAGCCGGCCGGCGAACGCCGCACCGAGCTGGAACAGCGGCATGCCGAGCCGATACCGCACCGGCTGGCCCGGGACCGAGATCAGGTACGAGCGAGCCTCAAGCGTGACGAGTAGTTCGTGGACGGTGGTGCGGGGCAGGTCGAGCCGCTCCATCACCTGGCGGGCCGACAGTTCAGGGCAGTCCACGAACAGTTCGAGGACGTCGAGTGCGCGGTTGACCGCCGGTACCACACGGGGCATGTCGATAGTCCCTTCGCAGTGCGGGCCCCGCGTCAACGATCTCCACTTGGGCCAGCACTTGAAGAGGATAGCTACGTCAGCCCTGGGCGCCAGACTGTTGCAGAACCTTGCGACCATGACGCCATGACCTCCGGCCCGCCCGCCACCCAGGCCCAGGATCAGGTATCCGACGCGGTCCTCACGGCGGTCTACACCGTGGTCGGCGCCCGCCGCACATCCCTCGACACGATGATGTGGCAGATTCCCGCGCTGGCTACCGCGGCTCAGGCCTTTCTTCTCACGATCGCACTACAGCCCGGCAACTCACCCGCTGCCCAAGCCCTCGCCGTCGTCCTCGGCACGATCCTCGCTGTCCTGGCGGCACAGTTGATGGCCAAACACCGCCATCTTGAGATGAGCGACAGTCGGCTCATGGAGCGGATCGAGGGACAGCTGCGCCTTGAGCGAAGCCTCGACGTCCCTCCCCACGCCGCCGGGCGTCGCCGTCTCGGCGATCACCAACCCTGGTGGATTCGCATGTCGTCGTACCGGCTCTGGCTGCTCGGTGTGACCGGTTTCGGCGTCGCGGACCTGACCGTGGCGGTGGACGCCGTGGCAGACCTGGGACTCTTCCGTTGAGCCGACACCGTTGACCCGTGCAGAGGGCGCGGGTCGGTCCTCGTCGCCTGAGCTGAGGATGATCGCGAATCGTCAGGGTTTCCGTAGCCCGTCACTGTTCTGAAGAGCTACTTTGCCGCCGGCGGCGAGGGCGGTCAGGATAACGGCGGCGCCGACGCTGAGCGCCGCCTTGTTGACCCACCTGTCCAGGTAGTGCTTGTTCTCGGAGTCCTTCGCAGATTCCTTGTCGGCGGTCTGCATGAGGCAGTCGGTGAGGTACCTTCGCTCTTCCGGGCTCAGATCGTCGCGTTGGAGCTGAGCGATGATCGCCGCTCTGGCTTCCTGGTAGCCCCGATGAACGTTCTCCTGGCTCTTCTCGTTGAACGAGAGGGTGGATTCGTGCATCCTCCGCACCGTGGTCATCGCCTTGACGGCAAATTTTGTGATCTCGGGGAGCTGCTCGATTACTTTTAGCTGAACCTCCTTCTCCATCTCCGGCATCATGGCCACGAGCTGGATGACCTTGTCCTTGGAGAGATTCCGCCAAGTGTCGATGCCAAGGGCCTTCTTGGCGTCCTCTTCACTGCTGATGGCCATCCTGTGTCCTGCCCGTCGAGAGGTCCAATCGGCAAGGAGCGTAGCGGGGCCCTGCTCGTCCGCGCTGCCTTCGATTCGCCACACGGCGTGGGTGCCTTGTCGACACCGGCGGCGCGCTGCTGCGTAGCCTGGTCGGCCGGTCGAGCCGCGCAACTTCAACCGGTTCTGGGACCGCCGCTGTGACGCGGCCGGCGTTCGGCGGATGACCGTCAGGGATGCCGGCGGACCTGCGCCTCGCTCCTGGCGGACCTGGACGTGCACCCTCGGGTGGCGATGCAGATCCTGCGGCACGCGCAGTTCGCCATCACCATGGAGATATACACGGTGGTCTCCTCGGCGGCTACCCGCGACGCCCTCAAGCGGCTCGGCCAGACGCTCGACCGATGACCGCTGGGTTGCCGGTTCCGGTCCGCTATCGGTCGCCGTAGTGGTACCGGCAGGCGATGATCTCGACGTCGTCCTTGGTGATCCGATACACCAGGCGGTGTTCGCGATCGATCCGGCGGGACCAGAAGCCGGACAGCTCTCCCCGAAGGGGCTCAGGCTTGCCGATGCCCTCGTATCCGTTGCGCATCACGTCCGCGATGAGGTCGTTGATGCGCTTGACCAGCTTCCGATCCGTGTGGCTGAGGTACTGGCTCCATGCCGTTGCGGTGAAGACCAGCCTCACGCGACGTCCCGCACGCTGGCCGGGTCGATCAGGTCCCGCTCGGCCGCATCACCCTTCTCCAGCTCTGCCATCGATCGGCGCAGCGCGGCGGCGTTGCTGGGGTTGCGCAGGAGGTACTCGGTCTCCTTCATCGACTCGTACTCCGCAAGCGGCACGATCACCACGGGCTCGTGGCCGGATCGGGTCACCACCACTTCCTCCGCGTCGTTGATGACGCTGTCGAGTTCGGCGGCCAGGTTCTGCCGTAGCTGGGTGAAATTCACGGTCCGCATGACCACCTCCATGGCAAGTACAGAAAACTGTACCTCAGGTGAGCCGATAGAGACATGCGTGTGCGTGGCCGGCTCGCTGCTGTACTTCACTGCTGTACGGGGCACGCGCACCAACGCAAGAGACCGGTGGAGGGCCGGTTGACCTGCGGAAGAGTGGGCCGCCAGGGACTCGAACCCTGAACCTATGGATTAAAAGTCCACAGCTCTGCCATTGAGCTAGCGGCCCGCGCGCTCAGGTTACCTGACAGGGAGCGATGCCGGCTCTCGGCTTCCGGCCAGGTGTCGATGCCTGGCAATCGGCGGACCTGATCGTCACGAGGTTCGCGATGTGGCGGTGTCCGGGACGGTGGAACCGCCAGGTCGGGACCTTCCTCACCCCTGATCGACCCGGGTTTCCGGAAGCCGGGGTGTCGTGCCCGCCCGGATACCGCGACTTTCAGAAAACCCAGTGGATCAAGCCGCCGGCCGCGCGGGGCGGGGCGTGGTGGTTGAGCTGCTGCTGGGCGGGTACGGGGTCGGGCATGCGGATCGTGGTGGTGGGGGCCAGCGGCAACGTCGGTACGGCATTGCTGCGGCGGCTGCGCCGGGAGCGGGGCGTGGAGTTGGCCGGGGTGGTCCGGCGGTTGCCCGGCCCGGATGTCGGCGAGCCGTACGACCAGGTGGAGTGGCACTCGTGCGACGTCGGTGCGCCGACTGCCCCACCCCAGCTGGCCGAGATCTTCGCCGGTGCGGACGCGGTGGTGCACCTGGCCTGGCAGATCCAGCCCAGCCATGACCAGCGGGTGCTGCGCCGGACCAACGTCGACGGTAGTCGGGCGGTGATCGACGCGGTGGTTCGGGCCGGGGTGCCGGCACTGGTGTACGCCTCGTCGGTCGGCACCTACGCGCCCGGTCCGAAGGACCACCCGATCAGCGAGCGGTGGCCGGCGACCGGTGTGGCCGGCTCGTCGTACAGCGAGCACAAGGCGGAGGTCGAGGCGCTGCTGGACGAGGTCGAGCGGGAGCACCCGACGCTGCGGGTGGTGCGGATGCGACCCGGGTTGATCTTCCAGCGGGCCGCCGGTGTGGAGATCACCCGCTATTTTCTCGGCCCGCTGGCGCCGGTGTGGCTGTTGCGCTTCGGTCGGATTCCGTTGGTGCCGACGAACCGCCGGTTGCGGATGCAGGCGGTGCACGCCGACGACGTCGCTGATGCGTACACCCGGGCGGTGTTGGGTGATGTGCGCGGCGCTTTCAACGTCGCTGCGGACCCGGTGCTGACGCCGGAGCTGGTGGCCCGGCACTTCCATGGCTGGACGGTGCCGGTCGCCGCGCCGGTGCTGCGCGCGGCGGCGGCGCTGAGCTGGCGGGCGCGGCTGCAGCCGGTCGACGCGGGCTGGGTGGAGCTGGGTCTGAACGCCCCGCTGATGTCCAGCGAACGCGCCGAGACCGAGCTCGGTTGGCAGCCCAAGATCAGCGCGATCGCGGCCCTCAAGGAACTCTTCGCCGGAATGGCCGACGGCGACCACACGCCGAGCCCGCCGATGTCCGGCACCCGCGACCTGCCCGGCCGCCCCGCTGCTCTCCTGAAGGCCCGCCCCCCAGGCCAGGGGAACCCCTACTGATCCGGGTGATCAAGAGGTTTCGGTCAGAAACGCGCCTCCGGTGACCGAAACCTCTTGATCACCGGAGGGCATCCGCACGGCGGACGCAAGGGAGCAGCCGGCGGCGGGGGTCAGCTCAGCTTGGAACCGGTGACAGTGGGGTTCTGGGCGCCCAGGAAGAAGATGCCGGGGAAGCCGCGGGTCTCGAACTTGGCGCTCGGGTTGCGGCGCAGGGTCGAGCTTTCGATCCGCATCGTGCCGGTGCGGTTGTTGCTCACGAAGAAGACCGCGCCGCCGCCCTCGTTGGCCTTGTTGTTCTCGATGATCGTGCCGGCGATCCGGACGGTGAACTCGTTGCCGTCGCAGTAGATCGCGCCGCCGCTGCCGCCGCCGGGCGTGCCGGACTTGGCCGGGTTGGCCCCGCTACCGATCGCCTCGTTGTTCTTGAGCAGGCTGTTCAGCACCACCCAGGAGACGCCGATGCTGCTCAGCGCCCCTCCGTTCGAGCAGGAACCGCCGTCGAAGGTGCTGCCGACCACGTACACCGGCTTGTTCTCGTACTGGCTGAGCACCCGGACGGCTGCGCCGCCCAGGTCGGGGCCGGTGCGGTCGCAGCGGTTGCGGACGAAGCGCGAGTTGACCACCTTCAGCCGTCCACCACGGACGAAGATCGCCCCACCGCCGCCGCCCTCGGCCTTGTCGCCGGTGGAGTTGCCGTCGGTGAACGTCAGGTTCTGCACGGTGAGCTGGGGGTGATCCTGGTTCTGGCAGTGTGAGGTGGTCCAGCCCTGGGCCTCGTCGCAGGTGTTCATGTAGAGGATGCGGCGCTGCCCCTGGCCGCTCAGCGTGACGGTGCCGCCGCCGTCCAGCACGACCTTCGGTCCGTTGGCGTTGCGGACCTTCGCGGTGGCGGTCATCTTGATCGTCACCGGCGCCGGCCCACAGTTGAACGTGATGACACCGCCGGCCGCGACGGCCTTCACGACCGCTGCGGAGGTGCAGCTCGCCGGGGTGCCGGTGCCGATGGTCCGGGTCGGCTTCGAGGTGTCCACCGCCCTACCCTCGGCCGGCACGCTGGCCTTGCCGTTCGGGTTGCCCGCGGCGAGGACCTTCTCGGCGGGCTTCGGGCTCGCGCTGGCACCCGGGCCACCGAGGCCGTCGCGGGCCTCCGGCGCGGCGTTCTGGTCGCCGGTCGCCAGTGCCGTCGGCGAGGTGGACGAGCCGGGCTGGAAAGCGGGCGCCGGGTCGTCGGCCGCGCAGGCGGGCAGGGTCGCGGTGGCGACACCGAGGACGAGCAGGGCGGCAAGCGACGTCATGCGCACCCCGTGATGCTAGGAGCAGTGACGGTGTCGCGACGAATCCGCCGTGCCGGTTTAATACGCAGCTAAGACGCCGTCATCAGGCGTGGGACAGGGCGAACGCGGTCAGGAAACCGGCGACGGTGATAAGGCCGACCAGCAGGTGCGCGTCCTCGAATGCCTCGGGAACCATGGTGTCGGTGATCATCGCGAGGATCGCGCCGGCGGCCAGCGCGGTGATCCCGGCCAGCACCTCCGGTGGAGCGCCGCCCAGCAGTGTGTTGCCGAGCAGCGCCGCGGCTCCGCTGATCAGGGCGATCCCGGTCCAGAGCAGGAAGACGTACCGCCGGGGTCGACCGGCCTGACGCATGCCGGCCGCGCTGGACAGGCCCTCCGGGACGTTGCTGAGGAAGACCGCCGCCACCGTGACCAGGCTGACCGTGCCACCGCTGAGCAGGCTCGCGCCGATCACCACCGATTCCGGTACGCCGTCGAGCAGGGCGCCCACGGCGATAGCCGACCCGGAGCCGGGCTTCTCGTTCTCGGAGGGTTGCTGGTCACCGGAGCGCTTCCGGTGTCGGGCACCGTGTCGGGCGAGCACCAGATTGGCCACCGTGTAGACGACCGCACCGGCGGCAGCGCCGAGCGCGGTGGGCAGCAGACCACCCTGCTCGTGCGCTTCGGCGATCAGCTCGAACGACACGGCGGAGAGCAGCACCCCGGCACCGAACGCCATGATCGACGCGATGAGACGCTGCGGCACCCGCGCGAACCAGCCGACCGCCGCCCCGACCAGCAGAGCCGACCCGGCCAGTAGGCCCCACCCACCCGCCTGTAACCACTCCGGCATTCGCGGGAGACTACCCACGGCCGTCGGGCCGACAAACCCGGTCGTGAGGAAGGCTCAGAAGTCGGCGAAGAGGTACGGCACCCGGCGGGGGAAGATGCCGCGCAGCTCGGCGGCGGCGTCCACCGGCACCTCACCCAGGCCCCGCAACGGCAGCTCGGCCGGGTCCAGCACCCCGTACGCCAGGGCGGAGAGCCCGGCCGCGGTGAGGGTGGCGGTGGGCGTACGGCCGGTGGTGTCGTCGACCAGCTCCAGCGCGCCGGTCGTGCCGTCCAGTAGGTGGGTGCCGGCCAGCCACCGGTCTCCGGTCAGCTCGACCCGTACCCGGCCTGGTCCGGCGGGCAGCCCGCGCAACGCGTCCATCGACAGCAGTCGGGCCATCGGGGCCGACGAACCCGGTACGGCCGTGCGCGCCTCGACGTGCACATCCAGGTCGGTCAGCCACAGCTCCGGCAGCTCGTCGGGCGGGACCTGGACGGTGATCCGTTCGATCTGGTCGACGTGCCGGGCGAAGAACTGCAACAGCAACGTCCGGGCGAGCGGGTCGACCACCAGCATCTCGTTGCCGTGCAGCGTTCCGCCGTGCCCGTCGATCCGGTACGTCACCGCGCCGGTCACCTCCCCGCCCACCCGGGCGGTGAGCAGCCAGTACTCGTCCCGGTCGCGCATCCCGACCGCCCGGTAGTCCGGGAAGACCGAGAAGCCGTGCCGTTCCTGGAGGTGGCGCTCGGTGAACGCCCGCCAGGCCGGGTAGCCGGCCGCGATGCGCTCCCAGCTCACTTCGCCGGGCAGGTCCACCCGGAGCAGCGAGCCCAGGTTGGCCGCGGTGAAGGTGACCCGGCGCGGCTTGGGCAGCCCGACGTAGCCGAACCGGGCGTAGAAGCTGGGTCGGAACGGGTAGAGCGCGCTGAGCGGGTGCCCGTCGTCGCGCATCTCGTCGAGGAGTTGGTGCAGCAACGTCCGGACGTGCCCCTGCCGGCGGGCCAGCGGATGGGTCGCCACCCCGGCGACACCGGCCATCGGCAGGACCGCCCCGCGCAGGTTCTGTCGCATCGGGATTGCCGAGGCGGCGGCTAACGTGGTGCCGCCCTCCTCGGCGATCAACGTCCGGTTGCCCTCCTGGTAGGGCAGGTAGTCGCGGAACTCGTCGATCCGTGCGGCACCGAGCGGCGAGGACTCGAAGGCGTACGCGGCCAGCGGGAAGCTGGTGGTGAGACGGTCGTCGGCGGTCACCCGGCGGATGGTCATTCGTCCATCTCAACCCGCCGCAGGGGTCGTAGCAACCGGATTCGGCCGATCTGCGGCGTCGACCAGCGCCGCGTCAGCCGACCTGCAGGTGTCGCAGGTGCCGGCGGCGGCGCAGGCGGACGCTGGCCACCGCAGCCACGCCCAGGGCCAGCAGGGCGGTGACGACGAGCCCGTGCAGCAGGCCACGGGATAGATAGCCCTGGTCGGTGTGGTCCACCGACCAGGTGGCGATCTCCCGGGTCGACCAGAACGGCGTCAACTTCGCCCCGGACCCCGCCGGGTCGATCAACATCTGCACCGTGACCACGGTGAGCAGCAGCAGCGTGCCCTCCAACTCGCGGGGCAGCAGCGCACCGATCAGCATCCCGAACGGTGCCGCCACCGCGACGGAACAGAGCAGCGCCGCAGCCAGGCCGCCGTACCGCAGGCGCGCGCCGTCGATCATCGGGAGCAGGAAGAACGGCACGGAGATGACCAGCCCCACCGTCCACAGGCCGAGCATCCGCCCGAGGTAGAGGTGGTGGGGGCGGTAGCCGGCCAGCCGCAGCCTCGGCTCCAACTCACGGGCGGCGGTCGTGGCGAACAGCGCGGCGGTGCTCACCGCCCAGCCCACGCCGAGGAGCAGCGAACGGACCGACTGCCCGAGGTAGCCGTCCCGCCGGATCAGGTAGAAGGTCAACGGCATCAACAACAACAGCAGGAGTACGCCTCGACGCCGCAGCAGCTCCCGAACTGTCATCTCGGCGACGGTGACGAGCTGGTTCACAGGTGACCTCCCTGGCGGCCGGGCGCGTGCCACTCGGTCTCTCGTGCCGGGGTCAGGTCGAGCACGATGTCCACCCGGTCGAGTTGGTTGAGCAGGTGCGTCACCACGACGATGGCCGTGCCGGCGTCGCGCAACCTGCTGAGCTGATCCCAGAAGTTGACGTACGTGCCCTGGTCGAAGCCCTGGTACGGCTCGTCGAGCAGCAGAACGTCGGGGGCGCTGAGCGTGGACATGGTCAGGTTGAGCTTCTGTCGGGTGCCACCGGACAGGTGGCGGGCCTGCACGTCCCCGCCCGCCTCCCAACCGAGCTGGCGAGCCGCCGCCCGACCGGCGCGGCGGGCCGGGCCGCGGGTCACGCCCTGACCGGCGCCGACGAGCACGAAGTGCTCGTCGGCGAGCAGGAAGTCGGCGGTGCCGCCGGACTGCGGGCAGTAGCCGAGCCGCCCGGAGACGGTCACCTCACCGGCGTCCGGTGACATCAGCCCGGCGCAGATCCGGAGGAAGGTGCTCTTGCCGCAGCCGTTCGCGCCGACCACGGCGGCGATCTGTCCGCCCCGGACGGTCAGCGTGGCGTCGCGCAGCACGGTTCGCCGCCCGTACTTCTTGCTGATGCCCGCCGCGTGCAGCCGTACCGGCCCGGGACGTGGTCCGGGCGCGGTGCCGATGCTCTCCACGACCGCGCCCGCGTACTGCTGGGGTGGACCGAAGACGACCCAGGGGTCGCCGCCCCCTTCGCGCAGGTGTGTGGCGGCCTCGGCGACCACGTGGCGGGCGGTGTCCGGCGCGACCCGGCGCTGGTGCAGTTCGGCTGTGAGCGTCCGCAGCCAATCGTCGGCGTTCACCGGGTGACCCCCTTCGTGACGATGTCGTTCACCGGCCGGACGAAGGTGAGCCAGGCGTTGCCGCCGGTGCGGAGCGCCGCGTGTCCGTCGTCGGTGAGCCGGTAGTACTTGCGGGCCGGCCCGGCACTGCCCTCCCGCCACTGCGCGGTGACCAGGCCGGTCTTCTGTAGGCGCAACAGCACGGGATAGAGCGTGCCGCCCTGGATCGGCCCGACTCCCGCCGTGTCGAGCGCCTGGGCCAGTTGGTAGCCGTAGGACTCGCCTTCGGACAGCAGGGCGAGGACGCAGATGTCGAGCACCCCCCGCAGCCACTGCCCGCGCCGGTCGGAATCCACGCGTCGGACAGTAGCGGTGCAAGCTAGATGGCACAACTACCTACTTGGGTGGCCGGACCCGATCCGGCGGGTTCCGTGAACCGCGGAGTGCGTCCTACTAGTCAGCGGGCGACGACGTCGGAGACCACGACGGTCACGTTGTCCGGAGCGCCGGCGTGGTGGGCCAGCTTCACCAGTTGCTCGCCGCACTGCTGGCGGTCGGCGTACATGCCCAACGCCGCCGCGATGGCGTCGTCCTCGACGTAGTCGGAGAGCCCGTCGCTGCACAGCAGCAGTCGGTCGCCGGGGACCACGGTGAGCACCCCGATCGCCGGTGGGGTGTCGGCTCCCTGCACGGCCCGGGTCACCAGGGACCGCTGCGGGTGGTGACGCGCCTGGTCGGGGGAGAGCGTGCCCTGGTCGACCAGCGCCTGCACGAACGTGTCGTCGCGGGTGAGCTGCGTCAGCTCCCCGTCGCGCAGCAGGTAGCACCGGGAGTCGCCGACCTGGGCCAGCACCAGAGTCTCCCCGGCCAACAGCGCCGCGGTGAGCGTCGTGCCCATCCCTTCCCGGGTCGGGTCGACGGTGATGGCGGCGTGGATGCGCTGGTTGGCGGTGCTGACCACGGCGCGCAGGGCGTCGGCGGCACCGTCGGGGTCGGTGGGCGGGGCCAGCTCGTCCAGGATCCGGATCACGATCTCGCTCGCCACCTCGCCCGCGGGCAGCCCACCCATGCCGTCGGCGACGGCGATCAGGCGGTCACCGGCGAGGGCGGAGTCCTCGTTGTTGGTGCGCACCAAGCCGATGTCGTTGAGGATGACCGAGCGGAGGATCAGCGTCATGGGGTCAAGCTTGCCAAGAAGACCCTGCCTTCGTCTCTACGCACTACTGCGTGGGGCGAAAATGATTGAGATATGGGTCGTCAGGACCGGTCTCGTCGGCGCGGGTAGCGCAGCAGCAGGCTGGCGGCGACCTCCTCGTCGCCCACCGCCGCGTAGCTGTGCGGCACGTCGGACACCCAGCGGAGGTGGCCACCGGCCGGGGCGGTCAGTGGTGCGTCGACCGGCCCGGCGCGCAGCACTCCGGCGAAGACGGTGATGTGTTCGGTCACGCCCGGTTGGTGGGCGGGTGAGGTCTGCACGACGCCCGGCGCGACTCTCATCCGGTACAGCTCGTAGGTCGCGTCGGTGTCGGTGAACACCTCCAGCAGGGTGGCGGTGACGGCGGTGCCGTGCACGATCGGCTCGGCCGCCGGTTCGGCCAGCAGGGCGGTGAACGGCACGCCGAGCTGCGCGGTGACCGCCCAGAGCGTCTCCAGGGTGGGGTTGCGGGTGCCGTGTTCCAGGCCGGAGAGGGTGGCCTTTCCGACACCGGCGAGCCGGGCCAGTGTGGACAGCGAGATGCCCCGCTCCTCGCGTAGGGCGCGGACCCGACGGCCGACGACGACGGGATCCACGTCGAGGCCCGGGCGGCGGGCTGGTGGTGGCTGCGGCACCCGACTATGGTGCTACACGCTGTCGTTCCGTAAACGGAACAGTCGGGGGAGTGGGATGGCCGGACGTGTGCAACCACTGCTGGCGGGCGTGGTCACCGCGCTGGTCGGCTTCGCCAGCTCGTTCACGGTTGTGTTGGCTGGGCTGCGCGCGGCCGGCGCGTCGGACGAGCAGGCCGCCTCCGGCCTGCTCGCCCTCTGCGTGGCGTGCGGGCTCGCCGCCGCCTGGCTGGGCTGGCGGCACCGGATACCGATGAGCGTGGCCTGGTCCACACCGGGCGCGGCGCTGCTGGTGGCGACCGGGCCACCCCCGGGCGGTTGGCCCGTCGCGGTGGGCGCCTTCCTCGTCTCCGGGGTGCTGATCGTCGCGGCCGGGCTGTTTCCACCACTGGGCCGCGCGGTGGCCGCCATCCCCAAGCCGGTGGCCGGCGCGATGCTCGCCGGGGTGCTGCTGCCGCTGTGCACCGCCCCGGTCCGCGCACTGGTCGAGCTGCCCCTGGTGGCCGGGCCGGTGGTGGCGGCCTGGCTGCTGCTACACCGGTTCGCCCGCCGCTGGGCGGTGCCCGGTGCGCTGGTGGTGGCGGTGGCGGCGATCGCGCTGACCGCGCCGCCGGCCGGTCCGACCGGTGCCGCGCTGGTCCCGTCGGTCACGCTGACCGCGCCCGCCTGGAACGCCTCCGCGCTGGTCGGGCTGGCAGTTCCACTGTTCCTGGTCACCATGGCCGCGCAGAACGTACCCGGCATGGCCGTGCTGGTCGGCTACGGCTACCGGCCGCCGTTCGGCGCCGCACTGCGGGCCACCGGCCTGGCCAGCCTGCTCGCCGCCCCGGCCGGCGGGCACGCGGTGAACCTCGCGGCGATCACCGCTGCGCTCGCCGCCAGCCCCGACGCGCACCCGGACCCGGAGCGGCGGTGGGTCGCCTCGGTCACCGCCGGCCTCGGGCTGGCTCTGCTCGGGTTGGGCGCCGGAGCGGCCACCGCGCTTGTCGCAGTCGCCCCACCGATCCTCATCGAGGCGGTCGCCGGGCTGGCCCTGCTGGGCGCCCTCGCGACCGCGCTCGCCTCTGCGGTCGCCGACCCGACGACCCGGGAGGCCGCAGTGGTCACCTTCGTGGTGACCGCCTCCGGGGTGACGTTGATCGGCGTGGGCGGCGCGTTCTGGGGTCTGGCCGCCGGTTGCCTGATGCTGTTGCTCTTCCACCGCCGCCCACCCACCGCCCCACCGGCCGACGGGCCGGGGCGGTCGGATCACTCCTCGGGAGGTAGGTCGGCCATGCCCACGGCCAGGAGGACCCGGCCGTCAGCCACCGACCCGATCCGGTCGGCCGGTACGTAGACCGCGCCGGTGCGG is a window of Micromonospora sp. WMMD961 DNA encoding:
- a CDS encoding benzoate/H(+) symporter BenE family transporter gives rise to the protein MAGRVQPLLAGVVTALVGFASSFTVVLAGLRAAGASDEQAASGLLALCVACGLAAAWLGWRHRIPMSVAWSTPGAALLVATGPPPGGWPVAVGAFLVSGVLIVAAGLFPPLGRAVAAIPKPVAGAMLAGVLLPLCTAPVRALVELPLVAGPVVAAWLLLHRFARRWAVPGALVVAVAAIALTAPPAGPTGAALVPSVTLTAPAWNASALVGLAVPLFLVTMAAQNVPGMAVLVGYGYRPPFGAALRATGLASLLAAPAGGHAVNLAAITAALAASPDAHPDPERRWVASVTAGLGLALLGLGAGAATALVAVAPPILIEAVAGLALLGALATALASAVADPTTREAAVVTFVVTASGVTLIGVGGAFWGLAAGCLMLLLFHRRPPTAPPADGPGRSDHSSGGRSAMPTARRTRPSATDPIRSAGT